A single window of Nicotiana sylvestris chromosome 5, ASM39365v2, whole genome shotgun sequence DNA harbors:
- the LOC138868952 gene encoding uncharacterized protein: MQCSGYFVVDQLKKTPDQISLMSLLMSSDSHKNALVKVLNEAYVPAEITSEHLESMVAQILEAHKISFHEDELPPEGLSHNKALHLTVKCRDKFVSRVLIDNGSAFNICPFTTLKALGIDIGKVRECHVNVRAFNGAQRSAIGEIDLALQIGHVEFIIEFQVLDISATYNLLLGRPWIHMAGAVPSTMHQNVKFVWSHQEVVIHGEASNPIYPKNSILVIESVERLDGPTFHIEEIVTATRGKEIKLPSVFMMVASEMLKNGFEPGRGIGARLHGIVEPIQLPGQNNIFGLGKQINKNADIVNVTCNETSEQNNKKDLEEYEEDVLPAELTKELEQFENKSKPNLDETEHINLGDSESIKETRISVHLTPSEKEKYLPTDPSCPPVKQKTRKFKTDLSLKIKEEVSKQFKANVIRVTKYPTWLANIVPVPKKDGKIRICVDYRDLNKASPKDDFPLLNIHILIHNCAKHKLQPFVDCFAGYHQILMDKDDAKKTTFITPWGCIVIG, encoded by the exons ATGCAATGTAGCGGATACTTTGTTGTAGACCAACTGAAGAAGACGCCAGATCAAATTTCCCTCATGTCATTATTGATGAGTTCTGACAGCCACAAGAATGCTTTGGTAAAAGTActcaatgaagcatatgtgccagccGAGATAACTAGTGAACATTTGGAATCTATGGTAGCCCAAATTTTAGAAGCCCATAAGATTTCTTTTCATGAGGATGAATTGCCACCTGAAGGTCTAAGTCACAACAAAGCTTTGCATCTCACTGTCAAGTGCAGGGACAAGTTTGTTTCTAGGGTTTTGATCGATAATGGTTCTGCATTCAATATATGTCCTTTCACTACCCTCAAAGCTTTGGGAATTGATATTGGAAAAGTTCGTGAATGTCATGTGAATGTTAGAGCTTTTAATGGAGCGCAAAGGAGTGCTATTGGTGAAATTGACTTAGCATTACAAATTGGGCATGTGGAGTTTATCATTGAATTTCAAGTGTTAGATATATCTGCtacttataatttgttgttgggaaggccgtggatacacatGGCTGGTGCAGTCCCTTCCACTATGCACCAGAACGTGAAGTTTGTGTGGAGTCACCAGGAGGTTGTGATTCATGGAGAAGCAAGCAATCCCATTTACCCCAAGAATTCAATCCTTGTCATCGAAAGTGTGGAGAGGCTGGATGGACCCACTTTCCACATTGAAGAAATTGTGACTGCTACTCGAGGTAAAGAGATAAAGTTGCCAAGTGTGTTCATGATGGTGGCATcagaaatgttgaagaatggtttcgAGCCTGGTCGAGGAATTGGAGCAAGGTTGCATGGAATAGTGGAGCCAATTCAGTTACCGGGACAGAACAACATATTTGGCCTAGG CaaacaaattaataaaaatgCCGACATCGTGAATGTGACATGTAATGAAACAAGTGAACAAAATAACAAGAAAGATCTTGAAGAATATGAAGAAGATGTGCTGCCTGCAGAATTAACTAAAGAACTTGAGCAGTTTGAGAACAAGTCAAAACCAAATTTGGATGAAACTGAGCATATAAATTTGGGGGATTCAGAGTCTATAAAAGAAACAAGAATTAGTGTCCATTTGACACCATCAGAAAAAGAGAAATAT TTGCCAACGGATCCATCTTGTCCCCCAGTAAAgcaaaaaacaagaaaattcaaaacggACTTAAGtttgaagatcaaagaagaagtctccAAGCAATTTAAGGCAAATGTCATCCGAGTCACGAAGTACCCCACCTGGTTGGCCAATATAGtaccagtaccaaaaaaggatgggaagatcagaatatgtgtggattatcgggatctcaacaaggctaGTCCAAAGGATGATTTCCCACTTCTGAATATTCACATACTCATTCATAATTGTGCAAAGCATAAGTTGCAGCCATTCGTTGATTGCTTTGCCGGTTACCACCAAATTTTGATGGATAAAGATGATGCTAAGAAGACAACGTTTATCACACCTTGGGGGTGTATTGTTATTGGGTAA